One window from the genome of Malus domestica chromosome 01, GDT2T_hap1 encodes:
- the LOC103439661 gene encoding uncharacterized protein, which translates to MSENDVVKRTFRALVEGADRKFARVRDVPAYGRLPNQHYFHKVFKAYMRLWKYQQENRSKLVGAGLNRWEIGEIASRIGQLYFGQYMRTSEARFLIEAYVFYEAILSRNYFDGSAGSRGFGKKDIGVRFKELRFYARFLLVSLILNRTETVQLLAERFKSLVDNCKANFRDTNFKEWRLVVQEIARFMKVDTAFMNVRPLRYSTLFDSHPASLQYVTRFHAKRVLKFQDALLTSYHHNEVKFAELTLDTFRMLQCLEWEPSGSFYQKRPVEPKENGVFIEHSGASAASGVIDLNLAADMTDPSLPPNPRKAVIYRPSVTHLIAVMATICEELPLDSIMLVYLSASGKVDHSNTSQVYNSGGSQKSLKNKVPLQDQNKFQPESRINNKGESSGYYDQYLWFGPRGNGGLNNLYPGDIIPFTRRPLFLVIDSDNSHAFKVLHGAERGETAALLLSPMRPAFKNSADADLTQNGSQFTFFLTAPLAAFSQLVGFSSSDTEAEVYSNAESLLSAAFSEWEVILCTTTSLDLVWAQVISDPFLRRLILRFIFCRAVLYFFCPPEDSEQHLPVCLPLLPNSVSADSEVVRSAVQRLAKHLSVSDLFHLVET; encoded by the exons ATGTCCGAAAACGACGTCGTGAAGCGGACGTTCCGGGCGCTGGTGGAGGGCGCCGACCGGAAGTTCGCTAGGGTTCGCGATGTGCCGGCGTACGGACGCCTCCCCAACCAGCACTACTTCCACAAGGTCTTCAAGGCCTACATGCGCCTCTGGAAGTACCAGCAGGAGAACCGCTCCAAGCTCGTCGGCGCCGGTCTGAACCGCTGGGAAATCGGCGAGATCGCCAGCCGGATCGGCCAGCTCTACTTCGGCCAGTATATGCGGACCAGCGAGGCCCGATTCCTCATCGAGGCCTACGTCTTCTACGAGGCCATTCTCAGCCGCAACTACTTCGACGGCTCCGCCGGCTCCAGAGGTTTTGGGAAGAAGGATATCGGAGTCCGGTTCAAGGAGCTGAGGTTCTACGCTCGGTTTTTGCTCGTTTCGTTGATTTTGAACCGGACCGAGACAGTTCAGCTTCTTGCTGAGCGGTTCAAATCGCTTGTTGACAACTGCAAAGCCAATTTTCGG GACACTAATTTTAAAGAATGGAGGCTAGTGGTGCAAGAAATTGCTCGATTTATGAAAGTTGATACGGCCTTTATGAATGTCAGGCCATTGCGATACTCCACCTTGTTTGATTCACATCCAGCATCTCTTCAATATGTTACTCGTTTCCATGCAAAGAGAGTTTTAAAATTTCAAGATGCATTGTTGACAAGCTATCACCATAATgag GTCAAATTTGCTGAACTTACATTGGACACTTTCCGAATGCTGCAATGTTTGGAATGGGAGCCAAGTGGGTCTTTCTACCAAAAGCGCCCAGTTGAACCAAAGGAGAATGGCGTTTTTATTGAACACTCTGGGGCTTCTGCAGCATCTGGTGTAATTGATTTGAACTTGGCTGCGGACATGACTGATCCAAGTTTACCACCAAATCCCAGGAAAGCTGTTATCTATCGTCCATCTGTGACACATTTGATAGCG GTGATGGCTACAATTTGTGAGGAACTCCCTCTGGACAGTATTATGCTAGTGTATCTGTCAGCCTCAG GGAAGGTTGATCACAGTAATACTAGTCAGGTGTACAACTCTGGGGGATCACAGAAGTCCTTAAAAAACAAAGTTCCTCTCCAAGATCAGAACAAGTTTCAGCCTGAATCACGTATAAATAACAAGGGAGAGTCAAGTGGCTATTATGATCAATATCTATGGTTTGGCCCTAGAGGAAATGGTG GTTTGAATAACCTTTACCCCGGTGATATAATTCCTTTTACTCGTAGACCACTTTTCTTGGTAATAGATAGCGACAACAGCCATGCATTCAAG GTTTTACATGGAGCGGAAAGAGGAGAGACGGCTGCTCTGCTTCTTTCACCTATGAGACCAGCATTCAAGAATTCAGCTGATGCTGATTTAACGCAAAATGGAAGTCAGTTTACCTTTTTCTTGACTGCTCCCCTGGCAGCTTTCAGCCAATTAGTTGGCTTCTCCTCTTCTGATACTGAAGCA GAGGTTTATAGCAATGCTGAAAGCCTACTCTCTGCTGCCTTCTCTGAGTGGGAAGTTATTCTTTGTACAACGACAAGCCTGGATCTGGTATGGGCACAAGTTATATCCGATCCTTTTTTGCGGCGACTTATTCTGAG ATTTATATTCTGCAGAGCAGTGCTTTATTTCTTCTGTCCTCCTGAAGACAGCGAGCAGCATTTGCCGGTTTGCCTTCCTCTTCTCCCCAATTCAGTTTCTGCAGATTCTGAAGTTGTGCGGTCTGCTGTCCAGAGGCTTGCGAAGCACCTCAGCGTCTCCGACTTATTTCACCTTGTTGAGACATGA
- the LOC103439892 gene encoding serine/threonine-protein kinase rio2-like isoform X1 codes for MKLDVNMLRYLSKDDFRVLTAVEMGMRNHEIVPCELVDRIASLKHGGTYKVLKNLLRHKLLHHDSSKYDGFRLTYLGYDFLAIKTLVNRGVFVSVGRQIGVGKESDIFEVATEDGTVMAMKLHRLGRVSFRAVKSKRDYLKHRSSYSWLYLSRLAALKEFAFMKALEEHGFPVPSAVDCNRHCVIMSLVQGYPLVQVKQLQNPEVVFETIIGLVVRLAEHGLIHCDFNEFNIMIDDDKKVTMIDFPQMVSVSHHNAQMYFDRDVECVFKFFRKRFNMNFRECRDDIDGTEVDTDESGRLCFSSIAKDAVFLDKELAASGFTRKDQEDIEKFIEGSLDKGASSGDEGAEDGTDVSVLNEANIEGVDSLHLVDQDQTSNLKQEEEGVEDNLRNCEAGPSSKAECEDVSDKEGDNDTEKENDAELVKRLNKQRRRAMTAARGRRKTLSSRNTYKDKGGRSSTSSKIQHQLSSW; via the exons ATGAAGCTGGATGTGAACATGTTGAGATACCTCTCCAAAGATGATTTTAGGGTTCTAACTGCTGTGGAAATGGGAATGAGAAAT CATGAAATTGTTCCCTGTGAGCTGGTGGATCGCATTGCTTCACTCAA GCATGGGGGTACTTATAAGGTTCTCAAGAATCTGCTCAGGCATAAGCTCTTGCATCACGACTCATCTAAAT ATGACGGGTTTCGCCTCACCTACCTTGGTTATGATTTTCTCGCAATTAAGACTCTGGTCAATCGCGGAGTCTTTGTGTCTGTTGGCCGTCAAATTGGCGTAGGAAAAGAGTCTG atATATTTGAGGTGGCCACAGAAGATGGTACAGTTATGGCAATGAAGTTGCACAGGCTTggtagggtttcttttagggcTGTAAAATCTAAGCGTGATTACTTAAAACATCGGAGCAGTTATAGTTGGCTCTACTTGTCCCGCCTTGCTGCACTAAAAGAGTTTGCTTTTATGAAG GCTTTAGAAGAGCATGGCTTTCCTGTTCCAAGTGCTGTGGATTGTAACAGGCATTGTGTGATTATGTCACTCGTACAAGGCTACCCACT TGTACAGGTGAAGCAGTTGCAGAACCCAGAGGTAGTTTTTGAAACAATCATTGGACTTGTTGTTCGCCTCGCAGAACATGGTTTAATCCACTGTGACTTCAATGAATTTAACATTATG ATTGATGATGACAAGAAGGTCACTATGATTGATTTTCCACAAATGGTATCTGTATCACATCATAACGCACAGAT GTACTTTGACCGTGATGTTGAATGTGTCTTTAAGTTTTTTAGAAAGAG gTTCAACATGAATTTTCGAGAGTGCAGAGATGATATTGATGGAACAGAGGTAGATACAGATGAAAGTGGGAGGCTTTGTTTTTCTTCCATAGCCAAGGATGCTGTTTTTCTGGATAAGGAACTTGCTGCCAGTGGGTTTACTAGGAAGGATCAGGAAGACATTGAGAAG TTCATTGAAGGAAGTTTGGATAAGGGTGCTAGTTCTGGTGATGAAGGTGCTGAAGATGGCACAGACGTATCTGTGCTAAATGAAGCGAACATAGAGGGTGTTGATTCATTGCATTTGGTAGATCAG GATCAGACTTCAAATTTAAAGCAGGAAGAGGAAGGAGTAGAGGACAATCTAAGAAACTGTGAAGCAGGCCCGAGCAGTAAAGCCGAATGTGAAGATGTGAGTGACAAG GAGGGAGATAATGACACCGAAAAGGAAAATGATGCGGAGCTGGTAAAGCGCTTGAACAAGCAGAGACGGCGTGCCATGACAGCAGCCCGTGGGCGACGGAAGACTCTTTCCTCCAGAAATACCTACAAAGATAAGGGCGGTAGATCCTCTACCAGTTCCAAAATTCAGCATCAATTAAGCAGCTGGTAG
- the LOC103439892 gene encoding uncharacterized protein isoform X2 encodes MKLDVNMLRYLSKDDFRVLTAVEMGMRNHEIVPCELVDRIASLKHGGTYKVLKNLLRHKLLHHDSSKYDGFRLTYLGYDFLAIKTLVNRGVFVSVGRQIGVGKESDIFEVATEDGTVMAMKLHRLGRVSFRAVKSKRDYLKHRSSYSWLYLSRLAALKEFAFMKALEEHGFPVPSAVDCNRHCVIMSLVQGYPLYFDRDVECVFKFFRKRFNMNFRECRDDIDGTEVDTDESGRLCFSSIAKDAVFLDKELAASGFTRKDQEDIEKFIEGSLDKGASSGDEGAEDGTDVSVLNEANIEGVDSLHLVDQDQTSNLKQEEEGVEDNLRNCEAGPSSKAECEDVSDKEGDNDTEKENDAELVKRLNKQRRRAMTAARGRRKTLSSRNTYKDKGGRSSTSSKIQHQLSSW; translated from the exons ATGAAGCTGGATGTGAACATGTTGAGATACCTCTCCAAAGATGATTTTAGGGTTCTAACTGCTGTGGAAATGGGAATGAGAAAT CATGAAATTGTTCCCTGTGAGCTGGTGGATCGCATTGCTTCACTCAA GCATGGGGGTACTTATAAGGTTCTCAAGAATCTGCTCAGGCATAAGCTCTTGCATCACGACTCATCTAAAT ATGACGGGTTTCGCCTCACCTACCTTGGTTATGATTTTCTCGCAATTAAGACTCTGGTCAATCGCGGAGTCTTTGTGTCTGTTGGCCGTCAAATTGGCGTAGGAAAAGAGTCTG atATATTTGAGGTGGCCACAGAAGATGGTACAGTTATGGCAATGAAGTTGCACAGGCTTggtagggtttcttttagggcTGTAAAATCTAAGCGTGATTACTTAAAACATCGGAGCAGTTATAGTTGGCTCTACTTGTCCCGCCTTGCTGCACTAAAAGAGTTTGCTTTTATGAAG GCTTTAGAAGAGCATGGCTTTCCTGTTCCAAGTGCTGTGGATTGTAACAGGCATTGTGTGATTATGTCACTCGTACAAGGCTACCCACT GTACTTTGACCGTGATGTTGAATGTGTCTTTAAGTTTTTTAGAAAGAG gTTCAACATGAATTTTCGAGAGTGCAGAGATGATATTGATGGAACAGAGGTAGATACAGATGAAAGTGGGAGGCTTTGTTTTTCTTCCATAGCCAAGGATGCTGTTTTTCTGGATAAGGAACTTGCTGCCAGTGGGTTTACTAGGAAGGATCAGGAAGACATTGAGAAG TTCATTGAAGGAAGTTTGGATAAGGGTGCTAGTTCTGGTGATGAAGGTGCTGAAGATGGCACAGACGTATCTGTGCTAAATGAAGCGAACATAGAGGGTGTTGATTCATTGCATTTGGTAGATCAG GATCAGACTTCAAATTTAAAGCAGGAAGAGGAAGGAGTAGAGGACAATCTAAGAAACTGTGAAGCAGGCCCGAGCAGTAAAGCCGAATGTGAAGATGTGAGTGACAAG GAGGGAGATAATGACACCGAAAAGGAAAATGATGCGGAGCTGGTAAAGCGCTTGAACAAGCAGAGACGGCGTGCCATGACAGCAGCCCGTGGGCGACGGAAGACTCTTTCCTCCAGAAATACCTACAAAGATAAGGGCGGTAGATCCTCTACCAGTTCCAAAATTCAGCATCAATTAAGCAGCTGGTAG
- the LOC103417558 gene encoding uncharacterized protein isoform X1: MWVFYLISLPLTLGMVLFTLKYFAGPEVPRYVMITVGYTWFCSLSIIVIVPADIWTTINHIESGGISFFWSWSYWSTFLLTWTVVPLIQGFEDAGDFTVTERLKTSVHVNLVFYLILGFIGLIGLILLISMHKNWGGGVLGFAMGCSNTFGLVTGAFLLGFGLSEIPKGLWKNSDWTIRQKVLSHKIAKMAVKLDDAHQDLSNAIVVAQATSTQMSKRDPLRPYMDIIDNMLAQMFREDPSFKPQGGRLGENDMDYDTDEKSMATLRRHLRGAREEYYRYKSEYMTYVLEALELEDTIKNYERRSSTGWKYVSSFRPTRTGTLGSLVDTIEFLWRCILSKEAEKLLAIILGIISVAILLAEATLLPRVDLSLFSILINSVGKQEVLVQVFAFVPLLYMCICTYYSLFKIGMLMFYSLTPRQTSSVNLLMICSMVARYAPPVSYNFLNLIRLGEHKTIFEKRMGNIDQAVPFFGSEFNRIYPLIMVVYTLLVACNFFDRMIDFFGSWKRFRFQTEVDDMDGFDPSGLIILQKERSWIEQGLKVGEHVIPLARNFNSTDVETGSNNMDRTHVELKATTSLGTEGANGTSSKSLRDESRIRYGSSKEAILRYGSSKEAISNKYAAIRDQSRQSSSNTNQNISAVKVSLLDEGNSNPDSTAGGLHTGLSSKWESMKNGFQNFKANIAAKKFIPLHQVQDTVELSRASSNESLDEIFQRLKRRSVDHVSYVDEGEDGMEGKSGPSR, translated from the exons atgTGGGTCTTCTACCTGATCTCTCTGCCCCTGACCTTGGGCATGGTTCTTTTCACGCTCAAGTACTTCGCCGGCCCGGAGGTCCCTCGCTATGTTATGATCACCGTCGGGTACACCTGGTTCTGTTCTCTCTCCATCATCGTCATTGTGCCCGCCGACATCTGGACG ACGATAAACCATATTGAGAGTGGAGGAATATCTTTCTTTTGGAGCTGGTCGTATTGGAGTACATTTTTATTAACTTG GACTGTGGTGCCCCTTATTCAGGGTTTTGAAGACGCTGGTGACTTCACCGTGACAGAGAGATTGAAGACTAGTGTGCATGTTAACTTGGTTTTCTATCTAATTCTGGGGTTTATTGGTCTTATTGGATTAATTCTTCTCATCAGCATGCACAAAAACTG GGGTGGAGGTGTTCTTGGTTTTGCCATGGGCTGCTCGAATACTTTTGGACTTGTTACAGGTGCATTTCTTCTTGGATTTGGTTTGAGTGAAATCCCAAAGGGCCTTTGGAAAAATTCCGATTGGACTATCCGCCAAAAAGTTCTATCTCATAAAATTGCCAAAATGGCTGTGAAACTTGACGACGCTCATCAAGATCTTTCAAATGCTATTGTG GTTGCCCAAGCAACATCCACTCAGATGTCCAAGCGCGATCCTTTGAGACCCTACATGGATATTATAGACAACATGTTAGCTCAAATG TTCAGGGAGGACCCATCCTTCAAACCACAAGGTGGCCGATTAGGTGAAAACGACATGGACTATGATACTGACGAAAAATCAATGGCAACACTTAGGCGTCATCTTCGGGGAGCCCGGGAAGAGTATTATCGGTACAAAAG TGAGTATATGACTTATGTTTTGGAGGCCCTTGAACTTGAAGAtactataaaaaattatgaacGCCGGAGTTCTACTGGATG GAAATATGTCTCAAGCTTCAGACCTACTCGAACTGGCACATTAGGATCCCTTGTTGATACAATAG AATTCTTATGGCGCTGCATACTAAGCAAAGAAGCTGAGAAACTTTTGGCTATCATACTTGGTATCATTTCAGTTGCTATTCTTTTAGCAGAGGCAACTCTTCTTCCTCGAGTTGATCTATCTCTCTTTTCAATTCTCATCAATTCTGTTGGAAAGCAAGAGGTTCTTGTACAG GTATTTGCCTTTGTTCCTTTGCTGTATATGTGCATCTGCACATACTACTCCTTGTTCAAAATTGGTATGTTGATGTTTTACTCATTAACACCCAGGCAAACAAGCTCAgtcaatttgcttatgatatgCTC GATGGTTGCTCGTTATGCTCCTCCAGTTTCATACAATTTCCTTAATCTCATTCGTCTTGGTGAACATAAGACTATATTTGAGAAG CGAATGGGAAACATTGATCAAGCAGTCCCTTTCTTTGGGAGTGAGTTTAACAGAATATATCCACTTATCATGGTTGTGTACACCCTGTTGGTTGCATGCAATTTTTTTGACcgcatgattgatttttttgggAGCTGGAAGCGATTTAGGTTTCAAACCGAGGTTGATGATATGGATGGTTTTGATCCATCTGGATTAATTATCTTACAAAAGG AACGATCTTGGATTGAACAAGGTCTGAAAGTTGGTGAACATGTTATACCCCTAGCTAGGAATTTCAACAGCACGGATGTTGAGACGGGCAGCAACAACATG GATAGGACTCATGTTGAACTGAAAGCAACAACCAGTCTAGGCACTGAGGGTGCAAATGGAACTTCCTCAAAATCCTTGAGAGACGAATCTCGTATTAGATATGGCTCAAGCAAAGAAGCCATACTTAGATATGGCTCAAGCAAAGAAGCCATCAGCAACAAGTATGCTGCCATTAGAGATCAGAGCAGGCAATCATCTTCGAATACAAATCAGAATATTTCTGCTGTCAAGGTCTCCTTGCTTGATGAAGGGAACTCTAACCCTGATAGCACGGCAGGAGGGTTACATACTGGTTTGTCCTCAAAGTGGGAATCAATGAAAAACGGTTTCCAAAATTTCAAGGCAAACATAGCGGCCAAAAAATTTATTCCCTTGCACCAAGTTCAAGATACTGTAGAGCTATCTCGTGCTTCATCTAATGAGTCCCTCGATGAGATATTCCAGAGATTGAAACGGCGGTCGGTAGACCATGTGAGTTATGTTGACGAGGGTGAAGATGGCATGGAGGGGAAGTCTGGTCCCAGCAGATAA
- the LOC103417558 gene encoding uncharacterized protein isoform X2: MWVFYLISLPLTLGMVLFTLKYFAGPEVPRYVMITVGYTWFCSLSIIVIVPADIWTTINHIESGGISFFWSWSYWSTFLLTWTVVPLIQGFEDAGDFTVTERLKTSVHVNLVFYLILGFIGLIGLILLISMHKNWGGGVLGFAMGCSNTFGLVTGAFLLGFGLSEIPKGLWKNSDWTIRQKVLSHKIAKMAVKLDDAHQDLSNAIVVAQATSTQMSKRDPLRPYMDIIDNMLAQMFREDPSFKPQGGRLGENDMDYDTDEKSMATLRRHLRGAREEYYRYKSEYMTYVLEALELEDTIKNYERRSSTGWKYVSSFRPTRTGTLGSLVDTIEFLWRCILSKEAEKLLAIILGIISVAILLAEATLLPRVDLSLFSILINSVGKQEVLVQVFAFVPLLYMCICTYYSLFKIGMLMFYSLTPRQTSSVNLLMICSMVARYAPPVSYNFLNLIRLGEHKTIFEKRMGNIDQAVPFFGSEFNRIYPLIMVVYTLLVACNFFDRMIDFFGSWKRFRFQTEVDDMDGFDPSGLIILQKERSWIEQGLKVGEHVIPLARNFNSTDVETGSNNMDRTHVELKATTSLGTEGANGTSSKSLRDESRIRYGSSKEAISNKYAAIRDQSRQSSSNTNQNISAVKVSLLDEGNSNPDSTAGGLHTGLSSKWESMKNGFQNFKANIAAKKFIPLHQVQDTVELSRASSNESLDEIFQRLKRRSVDHVSYVDEGEDGMEGKSGPSR; this comes from the exons atgTGGGTCTTCTACCTGATCTCTCTGCCCCTGACCTTGGGCATGGTTCTTTTCACGCTCAAGTACTTCGCCGGCCCGGAGGTCCCTCGCTATGTTATGATCACCGTCGGGTACACCTGGTTCTGTTCTCTCTCCATCATCGTCATTGTGCCCGCCGACATCTGGACG ACGATAAACCATATTGAGAGTGGAGGAATATCTTTCTTTTGGAGCTGGTCGTATTGGAGTACATTTTTATTAACTTG GACTGTGGTGCCCCTTATTCAGGGTTTTGAAGACGCTGGTGACTTCACCGTGACAGAGAGATTGAAGACTAGTGTGCATGTTAACTTGGTTTTCTATCTAATTCTGGGGTTTATTGGTCTTATTGGATTAATTCTTCTCATCAGCATGCACAAAAACTG GGGTGGAGGTGTTCTTGGTTTTGCCATGGGCTGCTCGAATACTTTTGGACTTGTTACAGGTGCATTTCTTCTTGGATTTGGTTTGAGTGAAATCCCAAAGGGCCTTTGGAAAAATTCCGATTGGACTATCCGCCAAAAAGTTCTATCTCATAAAATTGCCAAAATGGCTGTGAAACTTGACGACGCTCATCAAGATCTTTCAAATGCTATTGTG GTTGCCCAAGCAACATCCACTCAGATGTCCAAGCGCGATCCTTTGAGACCCTACATGGATATTATAGACAACATGTTAGCTCAAATG TTCAGGGAGGACCCATCCTTCAAACCACAAGGTGGCCGATTAGGTGAAAACGACATGGACTATGATACTGACGAAAAATCAATGGCAACACTTAGGCGTCATCTTCGGGGAGCCCGGGAAGAGTATTATCGGTACAAAAG TGAGTATATGACTTATGTTTTGGAGGCCCTTGAACTTGAAGAtactataaaaaattatgaacGCCGGAGTTCTACTGGATG GAAATATGTCTCAAGCTTCAGACCTACTCGAACTGGCACATTAGGATCCCTTGTTGATACAATAG AATTCTTATGGCGCTGCATACTAAGCAAAGAAGCTGAGAAACTTTTGGCTATCATACTTGGTATCATTTCAGTTGCTATTCTTTTAGCAGAGGCAACTCTTCTTCCTCGAGTTGATCTATCTCTCTTTTCAATTCTCATCAATTCTGTTGGAAAGCAAGAGGTTCTTGTACAG GTATTTGCCTTTGTTCCTTTGCTGTATATGTGCATCTGCACATACTACTCCTTGTTCAAAATTGGTATGTTGATGTTTTACTCATTAACACCCAGGCAAACAAGCTCAgtcaatttgcttatgatatgCTC GATGGTTGCTCGTTATGCTCCTCCAGTTTCATACAATTTCCTTAATCTCATTCGTCTTGGTGAACATAAGACTATATTTGAGAAG CGAATGGGAAACATTGATCAAGCAGTCCCTTTCTTTGGGAGTGAGTTTAACAGAATATATCCACTTATCATGGTTGTGTACACCCTGTTGGTTGCATGCAATTTTTTTGACcgcatgattgatttttttgggAGCTGGAAGCGATTTAGGTTTCAAACCGAGGTTGATGATATGGATGGTTTTGATCCATCTGGATTAATTATCTTACAAAAGG AACGATCTTGGATTGAACAAGGTCTGAAAGTTGGTGAACATGTTATACCCCTAGCTAGGAATTTCAACAGCACGGATGTTGAGACGGGCAGCAACAACATG GATAGGACTCATGTTGAACTGAAAGCAACAACCAGTCTAGGCACTGAGGGTGCAAATGGAACTTCCTCAAAATCCTTGAGAGACGAATCTCGTA TTAGATATGGCTCAAGCAAAGAAGCCATCAGCAACAAGTATGCTGCCATTAGAGATCAGAGCAGGCAATCATCTTCGAATACAAATCAGAATATTTCTGCTGTCAAGGTCTCCTTGCTTGATGAAGGGAACTCTAACCCTGATAGCACGGCAGGAGGGTTACATACTGGTTTGTCCTCAAAGTGGGAATCAATGAAAAACGGTTTCCAAAATTTCAAGGCAAACATAGCGGCCAAAAAATTTATTCCCTTGCACCAAGTTCAAGATACTGTAGAGCTATCTCGTGCTTCATCTAATGAGTCCCTCGATGAGATATTCCAGAGATTGAAACGGCGGTCGGTAGACCATGTGAGTTATGTTGACGAGGGTGAAGATGGCATGGAGGGGAAGTCTGGTCCCAGCAGATAA
- the LOC103417558 gene encoding uncharacterized protein isoform X3, giving the protein MHKNWGGGVLGFAMGCSNTFGLVTGAFLLGFGLSEIPKGLWKNSDWTIRQKVLSHKIAKMAVKLDDAHQDLSNAIVVAQATSTQMSKRDPLRPYMDIIDNMLAQMFREDPSFKPQGGRLGENDMDYDTDEKSMATLRRHLRGAREEYYRYKSEYMTYVLEALELEDTIKNYERRSSTGWKYVSSFRPTRTGTLGSLVDTIEFLWRCILSKEAEKLLAIILGIISVAILLAEATLLPRVDLSLFSILINSVGKQEVLVQVFAFVPLLYMCICTYYSLFKIGMLMFYSLTPRQTSSVNLLMICSMVARYAPPVSYNFLNLIRLGEHKTIFEKRMGNIDQAVPFFGSEFNRIYPLIMVVYTLLVACNFFDRMIDFFGSWKRFRFQTEVDDMDGFDPSGLIILQKERSWIEQGLKVGEHVIPLARNFNSTDVETGSNNMDRTHVELKATTSLGTEGANGTSSKSLRDESRIRYGSSKEAILRYGSSKEAISNKYAAIRDQSRQSSSNTNQNISAVKVSLLDEGNSNPDSTAGGLHTGLSSKWESMKNGFQNFKANIAAKKFIPLHQVQDTVELSRASSNESLDEIFQRLKRRSVDHVSYVDEGEDGMEGKSGPSR; this is encoded by the exons ATGCACAAAAACTG GGGTGGAGGTGTTCTTGGTTTTGCCATGGGCTGCTCGAATACTTTTGGACTTGTTACAGGTGCATTTCTTCTTGGATTTGGTTTGAGTGAAATCCCAAAGGGCCTTTGGAAAAATTCCGATTGGACTATCCGCCAAAAAGTTCTATCTCATAAAATTGCCAAAATGGCTGTGAAACTTGACGACGCTCATCAAGATCTTTCAAATGCTATTGTG GTTGCCCAAGCAACATCCACTCAGATGTCCAAGCGCGATCCTTTGAGACCCTACATGGATATTATAGACAACATGTTAGCTCAAATG TTCAGGGAGGACCCATCCTTCAAACCACAAGGTGGCCGATTAGGTGAAAACGACATGGACTATGATACTGACGAAAAATCAATGGCAACACTTAGGCGTCATCTTCGGGGAGCCCGGGAAGAGTATTATCGGTACAAAAG TGAGTATATGACTTATGTTTTGGAGGCCCTTGAACTTGAAGAtactataaaaaattatgaacGCCGGAGTTCTACTGGATG GAAATATGTCTCAAGCTTCAGACCTACTCGAACTGGCACATTAGGATCCCTTGTTGATACAATAG AATTCTTATGGCGCTGCATACTAAGCAAAGAAGCTGAGAAACTTTTGGCTATCATACTTGGTATCATTTCAGTTGCTATTCTTTTAGCAGAGGCAACTCTTCTTCCTCGAGTTGATCTATCTCTCTTTTCAATTCTCATCAATTCTGTTGGAAAGCAAGAGGTTCTTGTACAG GTATTTGCCTTTGTTCCTTTGCTGTATATGTGCATCTGCACATACTACTCCTTGTTCAAAATTGGTATGTTGATGTTTTACTCATTAACACCCAGGCAAACAAGCTCAgtcaatttgcttatgatatgCTC GATGGTTGCTCGTTATGCTCCTCCAGTTTCATACAATTTCCTTAATCTCATTCGTCTTGGTGAACATAAGACTATATTTGAGAAG CGAATGGGAAACATTGATCAAGCAGTCCCTTTCTTTGGGAGTGAGTTTAACAGAATATATCCACTTATCATGGTTGTGTACACCCTGTTGGTTGCATGCAATTTTTTTGACcgcatgattgatttttttgggAGCTGGAAGCGATTTAGGTTTCAAACCGAGGTTGATGATATGGATGGTTTTGATCCATCTGGATTAATTATCTTACAAAAGG AACGATCTTGGATTGAACAAGGTCTGAAAGTTGGTGAACATGTTATACCCCTAGCTAGGAATTTCAACAGCACGGATGTTGAGACGGGCAGCAACAACATG GATAGGACTCATGTTGAACTGAAAGCAACAACCAGTCTAGGCACTGAGGGTGCAAATGGAACTTCCTCAAAATCCTTGAGAGACGAATCTCGTATTAGATATGGCTCAAGCAAAGAAGCCATACTTAGATATGGCTCAAGCAAAGAAGCCATCAGCAACAAGTATGCTGCCATTAGAGATCAGAGCAGGCAATCATCTTCGAATACAAATCAGAATATTTCTGCTGTCAAGGTCTCCTTGCTTGATGAAGGGAACTCTAACCCTGATAGCACGGCAGGAGGGTTACATACTGGTTTGTCCTCAAAGTGGGAATCAATGAAAAACGGTTTCCAAAATTTCAAGGCAAACATAGCGGCCAAAAAATTTATTCCCTTGCACCAAGTTCAAGATACTGTAGAGCTATCTCGTGCTTCATCTAATGAGTCCCTCGATGAGATATTCCAGAGATTGAAACGGCGGTCGGTAGACCATGTGAGTTATGTTGACGAGGGTGAAGATGGCATGGAGGGGAAGTCTGGTCCCAGCAGATAA